The segment TTGAATTGACGATTAGGTGTGTTTAATCAATTTTTAGAGATGCTCTAATAATATTTACAACATTTAATCAGGTGCGTCATGGCGGAAATAAAACTGGAAAAAGCAATGAAACGGTTGGAAGATATCGTTGAAGAGTTGGAAAAAGGAGAACTCGATATCGACAAGTCCCTGGAAATTTTCGAGGAGGGAATCAAGATGTCCCGCCTCTGCACTAAAAAACTCAACGAAGCGGAAGCAAAAATAGAAAAACTGACCACAGACCAAAAAGGCGAGTTGGTCACCGAATTGTTTCCGGTGGAAAAAGAGAAGGATGAACAATAAGACCCCGAAAATCAGGCTGGATCAGTTGCTGGTAAAAAAAAACTGGTTTTTTCGCGGGAACGCGCCCAGGGACTGATTCTCGCAGGTAAAGTTCGTTTGGGCGATGAGGTGGCCGACAAACCGGGCCGCATGGTTTCTCAGGATATTTCGATCACCGTTCTGGAAGACCTCCATCCTTATGTGAGCCGTGGCGGGGTGAAGCTGGCGCACGCACTTCAGGTTTTTGCCGTTTCTCCGCAAGATAAAATAGCCGCCGACATCGGCGCATCCACCGGCGGCTTCACCGATTGCCTGCTGCAACAGGGCGCGAAAAAAGTTTTTGCGGTGGACGTGGGCTACGGTCAACTGGATTGGAAACTGCGCAAGGACGATCGTGTGATTTGTCTGGAGCGAAAAAACGTCCGCCACTTGACGCCGGAAGATTTCGGCGAATCGGTTGACCTCGTGGTGATCGATGTTTCCTTCATCTCGCTCAAGCTTGTGATTCCTGCCGTTATAAAAGTGCTCAAATCCCATGGGGATTTGATTGCCTTGGTGAAGCCGCAATTTGAAGTGGGTAAGGATGAAGTCGAAAACAAGGGCATCATCAAGGACCCCGCCAAGCACCGGAACGTGTTGCTCACTTTGAAAACATTTTTGGAAACTCAGGAATGGGTGATGCAGGCTCTCACGGTTTCGCCGATATTCGGCCAAAAGGGAAACAAGGAATTTCTGATTCATTGCGTTGCCAGCGACCGGGGAGAATCGGTCAGCGACGAAGAAATCCAAAAGCAGGTATTTTCATGAGTCTGCGATGTGCACTTTTGCGGCGTGATGCCGGCCATCGGCTCCCATCATCTGTTCCGGGGCGGGTGTGTGGGGATGATCGCTTTTAAAACTCATCCTTGTAGACAATAAAGCTGTCGACGGGATAGACGAGGTGGGATTCCCCCCATTGGTTTGAAGACATCGCATCCCAGGGGGATTCGTCTTCGAAGGGTTTCATGCGGATGCCGCCCGATCCGCCGTAGATCAGGAGCGCTATGCCGTCGCCCGATTCTTCGACTTTGCAGGCATAGGCCGGGCAGGGGGTGTTGGTACCGGCATCCCATCCGGTGACCTGCACCGGCTGATCCTCCGTACCCACCTGGTATTTGATGCAGAACACCTCCCGCGCCTCGGAGACATTCCGGTAAACCATATTGAAACTGATTTCGGTGTTTGGATTCGGTTCCACTTCGATAAACATTTCAAACCTATCAGAGAAAAGGATTTCCTTTAATCTTACCATATCTCGAGTTATAGGCCAGGTCGTCCTGTTGAATGAGCTTCCAGGGACGAATCAGGAGAGGCCGTGTTGTCGTTAAAAGCGAAATTTTTTATTTGATTAATTTTGGCTTCAATTATTTCCTGGGTCAAACCGCCGCCCTGGATTTCTTCCCGTATGATACCGTCTGGTGAAATGATATAGGTCACGGGCAAGCTTCTAACTTTGTATTTTTCCGAAGTGTTGCCAAAACCATCCAATAAAACGGAAAAACTCAACTGATGATCCTGAATGAATTTATCGACCCGTTTTTGGGATTCGCTAAGATTGATTGCTATTATTTTAATAGTGTCATTGCCTGAAGACAGATGAGTCTTTTGCAATTCAGGCATTTCCTGCATACAGGGAACACACCAGGTTGCCCAAAAATTAAGAACGACAAACTGACCTTTGAAGTCGGACAGTTTAATGGTTTGCTCATCGACGGTCTGCAATTCAAATTGTGGCGCCGGCCCACCCACAAGGGGTGGGGCCTTGGCCATTGCTGATAAAAAAATGCTTAAAAATAAAATCAGAAGACTTCGCGAAAATAAGATGGATTTAATTAAACCCATAGGACGCTCCAAATAATAATCCATAATTGGGGACCAGGTTCACTTCGTTGACTCTCTGGTATATCGGTATTTGCACATGGGTATATAGAGACAAATTTTCCGATGCGGCCAGAGTGACCCCCGGAGTCAAATTGACGAACTCTCCGCCCGTGCTGGGAACAGGCATACCAATGAATTCATCGCGCCTTGCAATTCTTGCGTTTATTTGCGCGCTGAGACTGACACTGTCCGTCAACACATATATCATGCCCCCATCAACCAAGGTGGTGTCCCCCAATTCATAATCCAACGGATTTTCGGTGGTGAAGCGATGCGATACGGATGTAAACAGGTTCAGCCGGTTGGGTATGAGAGAGAAAATATAAAGCCCGGATAAGATCGCATCGTAAGACCCGGTGCCAGGCATTAATGTGGGTTCGTTGATTGTCCCATCGCTGTCTCTTAGCTGGTATTCTCCCGAAGCAAACTTCACCCCGGCGCCCAGGATGAACTGGTGTTTGAGGGTCTGCAACAGCGCGTATTTTAGCAATAACGTGATATCGCCCATGCCGGTCGTGCCATCCGCATTGGTGAATTTTTCGTCAACTGTATTCACTTCATCGTAATGCTCATGACGACGATCGTTGCGAAAGGGCACGTTCAGGCTGGCCGTCAGTTTTTCGGTTATTCCATAACTGACGTCCATTTGAGTGAGTTGGTTGATGGTTTGAACTTCTCGATGATGGTCCAGTTCTAACGTCCGGTTTTCGAAATCGACTTTGGGCGTCAACACTTCAGAGGTGGAACTCGACCCTTTCTGCTTATCGTCCATAAGGATATAGCTGTGGGATAGATCAAAAATAAACCTGCCTTTATTGACGAGTCCTGACTGAGACCCCCTTATCAGAGAACAATTGGCGGACCCGCAAGTGGCTTCCGCAAATGCAATGAAAGTCAGAAGAAATAAAAAGGATGAGAAAACCACACAAATATTTTTCAAGGATGTTACGTGTTTCATTACAAAATCTCCAAAAATAGCAATATAGATTCGTCCGTCTGCAAACAGATCTCACAGAAAGAGTCTGCGAAACAGCTACCAGTTGGCGGCGAATCGAAATAGTGTTGGGTTAAACGGATTGAATTGCTATTACAGAGATTGAGGAGGGTGCCAGGGTAGATCGGGCTGGGGGGAGTTGTGCGTCAACCCTTGGGAAAAAGGAGCTTCGGTGATTGCAGGCGGATCAAGAGGAGTGACCGCGTCGTTCAGGCCCCGGTTGTGGTCCGTGGCTGAATTGCCAGGGAGGGACTTTTGAGAACTTCCGCCACAGTCCGGACCGATTTTAAATTGTTTCGGATGCGCCATGTCTTCTTGCGTGTGCTTATGCGGACAGGGCATTAATGAATAATGCTTGTGCATGAGGCAATAAAATTTAGCTTCCCCTGAGTTTTCACCGCTTTGGTTGTGTTTTTCGTGGGAAGAAAAAATATGCTCGTGCGAATGACCGGATGGATGGGCCTCGGAAACTGCTACATTCCAGCCGAGCCCAAGCAAAAGGACACTGAAGATACTAAAAAAATGCGTTGCAAGTGAGCCATCGGATCAATTGTAAAGAGATATTAACAATAGCCAGATGCTACGTCATACTTTTTAAGACTTCAAGGTTTTTCTAAGCGGGGGCTATTTGGCCCCAGGAGTGAATTCAGGAAAGTTATTGCTGGGGGCGGGCAAAGGCTTTGATAAAATTGACCAAAATCTGAGGGTCGAAATGGCCGGGCATGTTGTTTTTCATTTCTATGAGGGCTTCAAAAGCGGTGCGGGGTTCGTGGTAAAAGCGTTTGCAAACCAGGGCGTTGAAAACGTCGGAAATGGCGCACACCTGAGCCGAAAACGAAATCTGGTTCCCCTGGATTCCAAACGGATACCCGGACCCGTCGTACTTTTCATGATGTTCCGTCGCCATTTTTAATATGTTCTGGCTGTAGCATTTCATGTCGTTCAGCACTTTTTTACCGGCGCTGGGATGCTTTCGGATGGCCTGCCAATTCTGAGGGGAAAGTTCCTCCCCTTTTTCCAGGACGTTCAGAGGAATTCCCTTTTTGCCGATGTCATACAGCATTCCGCCGAGGCCCAGTTCCTGGATTTCAGCAGGGGACAATTTTAACTGCTCTCCAAAAAATATATTGTAGAGACCGGCGTTTGAACAATGCGCAGGATGGGTATTGTCTTTACTGGTGGTTTCAAAAACATCGACGGGCTCTAAATTGCCCTCGGCCATGCACAATGCCATGATTTGAACCACTTTATTCAGGCACCGGAGGATTCTTGAGGAGCCGATGTTTTCAAAATACTCTTCAAGAATGTTTCTGTTTATCTGGTAGGCATCCACCAGAATTTTTTTAAAGGGTTCTTCTCTTCTCACATTTTTACGCAGATTTTCGATGAGGAATTCATCGTAGTACTTGATCAGGTCCGTTTCATGGATAAAAAGTGTATGACTGTCCTTGGACGTCATCAATTGCTGGATTTTTTCTCGGGTGTTGGGATTGTAAGAGCAGAATTTAATAAACTGGGGACTCACTCCCTTTTTTTCAGCCTTGTAAAAGAGTTCAAAATCGAGAGTCGGGCTGTTGTGCCAGGCCCTGTTGAGGAAGGTTGGGTTGATTTCCCGGTAATAGTCCGCAATAGAATTTGCCATAAATCACGTGATTCAAGTTTTCATTGAAATATCGGCAGTTGTAAAAGAATTTACCCCCATATTCCTAAGAAAAATGTTGAAATTTAGAATTAGGATAATAGATAATCAATTATAAGTCAAATAGT is part of the Nitrospinota bacterium genome and harbors:
- a CDS encoding TlpA disulfide reductase family protein — its product is MGLIKSILFSRSLLILFLSIFLSAMAKAPPLVGGPAPQFELQTVDEQTIKLSDFKGQFVVLNFWATWCVPCMQEMPELQKTHLSSGNDTIKIIAINLSESQKRVDKFIQDHQLSFSVLLDGFGNTSEKYKVRSLPVTYIISPDGIIREEIQGGGLTQEIIEAKINQIKNFAFNDNTASPDSSLEAHSTGRPGL
- the xseB gene encoding exodeoxyribonuclease VII small subunit, encoding MAEIKLEKAMKRLEDIVEELEKGELDIDKSLEIFEEGIKMSRLCTKKLNEAEAKIEKLTTDQKGELVTELFPVEKEKDEQ
- a CDS encoding TlyA family RNA methyltransferase, yielding MLAGKVRLGDEVADKPGRMVSQDISITVLEDLHPYVSRGGVKLAHALQVFAVSPQDKIAADIGASTGGFTDCLLQQGAKKVFAVDVGYGQLDWKLRKDDRVICLERKNVRHLTPEDFGESVDLVVIDVSFISLKLVIPAVIKVLKSHGDLIALVKPQFEVGKDEVENKGIIKDPAKHRNVLLTLKTFLETQEWVMQALTVSPIFGQKGNKEFLIHCVASDRGESVSDEEIQKQVFS